A single region of the Coregonus clupeaformis isolate EN_2021a chromosome 16, ASM2061545v1, whole genome shotgun sequence genome encodes:
- the LOC121584094 gene encoding ankyrin repeat domain-containing protein 34B-like: MEDATGVHTDGNSLLKAVFLSRLRLTRLLLEGGAYINESNERGETPLMVACRTRHTDAQSVPKHKMVRYLLESGADPNIQDKAGKTALMHTCLEQAGADVLSLLLGSGADPSLNDHSGSSALVYAVNAGDEEALKVLLDACKAKGKEVIIITTDKLPSGRQMTKQYLNVPPPPDLEERLHCTPGSAACCMSPSEIQLRTPPQGSSATASPQPGSPLLGLREHHHQGGGRGTTISGSTGSGSSQPGSPTRDPRPLLGPSPGVAKLLHLQRLHSEPWLKIPPSLLLKQSKASSLTEELLDIPPEEELSFWVNGLAFSGSGRAGPGLQPTIARNQSIDAKDATGLLRALEQVAGSEGGGGGRRRGLSRKMSYDSTAASSHPNLLHRGDGGGCPNCPCGGHEPVLPVDKISLDCCLPNLAVSSLRNVVRRRNIGMDHYSSDSQLPQFGHPECNESNRGIGGGVGGTEKRKLVTSRSSTLSGSRESLESAAQRRGPANLERRGSGALLLDHISHTRPGYLPPLNPKAPIPDIGVSPFSTCPGLSGSTKALNLNGGVAAGSKPLVPCAPSFPRDLKSKTLLRRHSMQTEQIKQLVNFEELFSH, encoded by the exons ATGGAGGACGCGACGGGGGTGCATACGGATGGGAACTCTCTGCTCAAGGCCGTGTTCCTGAGTCGACTGCGTCTGACACGCCTGCTGCTGGAGGGAGGGGCTTACATCAACGAGAGCAACGAGCGTGGCGAGACGCCCCTCATGGTGGCGTGCCGGACACGCCACACGGACGCACAGAGCGTGCCCAAACACAAGATGGTTCG GTACTTGCTGGAGAGTGGTGCTGACCCAAACATCCAGGATAAGGCCGGTAAGACGGCCCTGATGCATACGTGTCTGGAGCAGGCCGGAGCGGACGTCCTCTCTCTGCTGCTGGGGAGTGGAGCCGACCCCAGTCTGAACGACCACTCTGGCTCCTCAGCTCTGGTCTATGCTGTCAATGCAGGGGACGAGGAGGCCCTGAAAGTCCTACTGGATGCCTGCAAGGCCAAGGGCAAGGAG gtcatcatcatcaccacggACAAGCTGCCGTCGGGACGCCAGATGACCAAGCAGTACCTGAACGTGCCTCCACCGCCCGACCTGGAGGAGCGCCTGCACTGCACCCCTGGCTCGGCCGCCTGCTGTATGTCCCCCTCAGAGATCCAGCTCCGCACCCCTCCGCAGGGCTCCTCCGCCACCGCCTCCCCCCAGCCAGGGAGCCCCCTCTTGGGCCTCAGGGAGCACCACCACCAGGGTGGAGGAAGGGGAACTACCATCTCTGGTTCTACTGGTTCTGGTTCTTCTCAGCCGGGCTCCCCGACCAGGGACCCTAGGCCGTTACTAGGCCCAAGTCCTGGGGTGGCGAAGCTGCTCCATCTCCAGCGGCTCCACTCGGAGCCCTGGCTGAAGATCCCTCCATCCCTGCTGCTGAAGCAGAGCAAGGCCTCCAG CCTGACCGAGGAGCTGCTGGACATCCCCCCAGAGGAGGAGCTCTCCTTCTGGGTCAACGGCCTGGCCTTCTCTGGGTCCGGAAGGGCAGGGCCTGGGTTACAGCCGACCATCGCCCGCAACCAGAGCATCGATGCCAAAGACGCCACAGGGCTGCTAAGGGCCCTGGAGCag GTGGCTGGGAGCGAGGGAGGCGGAGGAGGACGAAGGAGAGGCCTGAGTAGGAAGATGTCTTATGACAGCACTGCAGCTTCTTCCCACCCCAACCTCTTGCACcggggggatggaggaggctgCCCCAACTGTCCCTGCGGCGGCCATGAACCAGTCCTCCCAGTGGACAAAATCTCCCTAGACTGCTGCCTCCCTAACCTGGCCGTGTCCAGCCTAAGGAACGTAGTCCGCCGCCGCAACATCGGCATGGACCACTATAGCTCCGACTCCCAGCTGCCCCAGTTCGGCCACCCAGAGTGTAATGAATCTAACAGAGGCATAGGGGGTGGTGTAGGGGGAACTGAGAAGCGTAAGCTGGTCACCAGCCGGTCATCCACCCTGTCAGGCTCCAGGGAGTCCCTGGAGAGCGCTGCCCAGAGAAGGGGACCCGCGAACCTGGAGAGAAGAGGCTCGGGGGCCCTGCTCCTGGATCACATCTCCCACACCAGGCCGGGATACCTGCCTCCTCTCAACCCCAAAGCACCCATACCCGACATCGGGGTCAGCCCCTTCTCAACCTGCCCCGGCCTGAGTGGGAGCACCAAAGCACTGAATCTGAATGGGGGTGTTGCAGCAGGGTCAAAGCCTCTTGTCCCCTGCGCACCTTCCTTCCCCAGGGATCTGAAGTCTAAGACACTGCTGAGGAGACACTCCATGCAGACTGAGCAGATTAAACAGCTGGTCAACTTCGAGGAGCTCTTCAGCCACTAA